The following proteins are encoded in a genomic region of Streptomyces sp. NBC_01723:
- a CDS encoding FxsB family cyclophane-forming radical SAM/SPASM peptide maturase encodes MTARPRPPAHPVWPHTGLDATDHVPTPLRQFVLKVHGRCNLDCTYCYLYRGQDSGWRDRPARTDARTMDRAAARIAEHVRAHGLDHVRVELHGGEPLLTGPAPVRAYARAVRLAVPEGCRVTATVQTNGTRLTERALEQLTEDGIRVGLSLDGGRAAHNGRRVDHAGRPAWPAALATARRLAAHPDAYAGILCTVDLAADPLDVYHSLLELAPPRLDLLLPHANWDRPPPGLRGGRPGRHRPAPTPYGDWLTTVFDAWWDGGRPRTRVRLFQEIAALLLGSPGAAEAVGLSPVAAVVVETDGTIEQVDSLRSAYRGAAETGLDVFRHSFDTVLRHPGVTARQLGERALAAECRACPVVRVCGGGNYVHRFAPGSGFRHPSVYCADLERLIRHAAHRLEHTVRTGA; translated from the coding sequence GTGACGGCCCGGCCCCGGCCGCCCGCCCACCCCGTCTGGCCGCACACCGGGCTCGACGCCACCGACCACGTCCCCACACCCCTGCGGCAGTTCGTGCTCAAGGTGCACGGCCGCTGCAACCTCGACTGCACCTACTGCTACCTCTACCGCGGCCAGGACAGCGGCTGGCGGGACCGCCCGGCCCGCACCGACGCCCGCACCATGGACCGGGCCGCCGCCCGCATCGCCGAGCACGTCCGCGCCCACGGCCTCGACCACGTCCGGGTCGAACTGCACGGCGGCGAACCCCTGCTCACCGGCCCCGCCCCCGTCAGGGCCTACGCCCGCGCCGTCCGCCTCGCCGTCCCCGAGGGCTGCCGGGTCACCGCCACCGTGCAGACCAACGGCACCCGCCTCACCGAGCGCGCCCTGGAACAGCTCACCGAGGACGGCATCCGGGTCGGCCTCAGCCTCGACGGCGGCCGTGCCGCCCACAACGGGCGCCGGGTCGACCACGCGGGGCGGCCGGCCTGGCCCGCCGCGCTCGCCACCGCCCGCCGCCTCGCCGCGCACCCGGACGCGTACGCCGGGATCCTGTGCACCGTCGACCTGGCCGCCGACCCGCTCGACGTCTACCACTCGCTGCTCGAACTCGCCCCGCCCCGCCTCGACCTCCTCCTTCCGCACGCCAACTGGGACCGGCCGCCGCCCGGCCTGCGCGGCGGCCGACCCGGCCGGCACCGCCCCGCCCCCACGCCCTACGGCGACTGGCTCACCACCGTCTTCGACGCCTGGTGGGACGGGGGCCGGCCGCGCACCCGCGTCCGGCTCTTCCAGGAGATCGCCGCCCTGCTGCTCGGCTCGCCCGGCGCCGCCGAGGCCGTGGGCCTGTCGCCGGTCGCCGCCGTCGTCGTCGAGACCGACGGCACCATCGAGCAGGTCGACTCGCTCAGGTCGGCCTACCGGGGCGCCGCCGAGACCGGCCTCGACGTGTTCCGGCACTCCTTCGACACGGTCCTGCGCCACCCGGGCGTCACCGCACGCCAGCTCGGCGAGCGCGCCCTCGCCGCCGAGTGCCGCGCCTGCCCGGTGGTCCGGGTGTGCGGCGGCGGCAACTACGTGCACCGGTTCGCGCCCGGCTCCGGCTTCCGCCACCCCAGCGTGTACTGCGCCGACCTGGAGCGGCTGATCCGGCACGCCGCACACCGGCTGGAACACACCGTCCGTACCGGCGCATGA
- the fxsT gene encoding FxSxx-COOH system tetratricopeptide repeat protein: MVTELGHVTVVFAGQSESWAKWIDHQVRAAGRTATLVRWNPLRRPPTADALTDLLGAPGRILLVIDDWYERLGTERFEAWAAVLRAVLPDVRDRVAAVSVTAQPLPAEVVPLAPVELRGLRPEVARARVLECAGVPAPGLLVDLRRGPRFPDDPPEVWHVPRRNRRFIGRTELLERMYEALTGAGHDGAVLALRGPGGVGKTQLALEYAHRFAGEYDIVWWITAAQRVTARTQFADLAPELGLRDAGDLAATIKAVRRELDRTARPWLIVLDGAGDPEKVLDLLPEGRGHVLVTTHRTEWAAQGETLQVPVFERRESIAFVARRTARLSTDQADRLADAVEDTPLLLDQMAAWLDTNPAMSVDEYVSDIRDGSPGRFGHMPSRDYPESFQVAWAKLLNTLREGAEPAWHLLNLLVCFSPEVVPVRLLQTARHTDLPPELAELVAEPSSWNSALRKLSEITSMRIEYEQGPRLDTQTVGTLRMHRLFHRYVRYVQSPEDAERHFAAARRLLVSADPRDSSAPGNWTRYGALIPHLEPAGALDSADEDVRDLVLNCIEYLRMRGEYDDGRRLSRRAVERWRETSGDTDRAVLVAVHQLANMQRRLGRYAEAEATGRETIRRLRAATGVRPIELIRAKDGLGGTLMALGRYAEARALFEEAAGTAAVELGGEEVPRTLTVRSNLAMALGLQGHYTESLALHRRIFEARVELLGGKDALTLNSALRTAWMLRLLGNYRAALEIQGHNSRLHSQVLDRNHSQTLHAEHNLALCSRRVGDLQFAHAMMRGVRQKLLRRRGALHPESLLVSCDYAMLLRQLGETEEARGLAEATATHYAAQLGEDHPYTVGARDNVAVIMRDSGETRAALELSRQCTARMEKAVGRDHPWSVGCAKNEVAALAGAGERDAAAAVGRDACARSVRALGENHVLTVSLRAGLALDLAALGEREEAEALRRDVDTRLTALFGADHPHVRQIQERHHPYWDFEPQPI, from the coding sequence ATGGTGACGGAGCTGGGACACGTCACGGTGGTCTTCGCCGGGCAGAGTGAATCCTGGGCCAAGTGGATCGACCACCAGGTCCGCGCCGCCGGCCGGACCGCCACCCTGGTGCGCTGGAACCCGCTGCGCCGACCGCCGACCGCCGACGCCCTGACCGACCTGCTGGGCGCCCCCGGCCGCATCCTGCTCGTCATCGACGACTGGTACGAGCGGCTGGGCACCGAGCGGTTCGAGGCCTGGGCCGCGGTGCTCCGCGCGGTGCTGCCCGACGTCCGCGACCGCGTCGCCGCCGTGAGCGTCACCGCGCAGCCGCTGCCCGCGGAGGTCGTACCCCTCGCCCCCGTCGAACTGCGCGGCCTGCGGCCCGAGGTGGCCCGCGCCCGCGTCCTGGAATGCGCCGGCGTCCCGGCCCCCGGCCTCCTCGTCGACCTGCGCCGCGGCCCGCGCTTCCCGGACGACCCGCCCGAGGTGTGGCACGTCCCGCGCCGCAACCGCCGCTTCATCGGCCGCACCGAACTCCTGGAGCGGATGTACGAGGCCCTCACCGGCGCCGGACACGACGGCGCCGTACTCGCGCTGCGCGGCCCCGGCGGCGTCGGCAAGACGCAGCTGGCCCTGGAGTACGCCCACCGGTTCGCGGGCGAGTACGACATCGTCTGGTGGATCACCGCCGCCCAGCGGGTCACGGCCCGCACGCAGTTCGCCGACCTGGCACCCGAACTGGGCCTCCGGGACGCGGGCGACCTGGCCGCCACCATCAAGGCCGTACGCCGGGAACTCGACCGCACCGCCCGCCCCTGGCTGATCGTGCTGGACGGCGCGGGCGACCCGGAGAAGGTGCTCGACCTGCTGCCCGAGGGACGCGGACACGTCCTGGTCACCACGCACCGCACCGAGTGGGCGGCGCAGGGGGAGACCCTCCAGGTCCCGGTCTTCGAACGCCGGGAGAGCATCGCCTTCGTGGCCCGGCGCACCGCGCGGCTGAGCACCGACCAGGCCGACCGGCTCGCCGACGCCGTCGAGGACACGCCGCTACTGCTCGACCAGATGGCCGCCTGGCTCGACACGAACCCCGCCATGTCCGTGGACGAGTACGTGAGCGACATCCGCGACGGCAGCCCGGGCCGCTTCGGCCACATGCCCTCCCGCGACTATCCGGAGAGCTTCCAGGTCGCCTGGGCCAAGCTCCTCAACACCCTGCGCGAGGGCGCCGAACCCGCCTGGCACCTGCTCAACCTGCTGGTCTGCTTCTCCCCCGAAGTGGTCCCGGTCCGGCTGCTGCAGACCGCCCGGCACACCGACCTGCCGCCCGAGCTGGCCGAACTGGTCGCCGAGCCCAGCAGCTGGAACTCCGCCCTGCGCAAGCTCTCCGAGATCACCTCGATGCGCATCGAGTACGAACAGGGCCCGCGCCTCGACACCCAGACCGTCGGCACACTGCGCATGCACCGGCTCTTCCACCGCTACGTCCGGTACGTCCAGTCACCCGAGGACGCCGAACGCCACTTCGCGGCCGCCCGCCGGCTCCTGGTCTCCGCCGACCCCCGCGACTCCTCCGCGCCGGGCAACTGGACCCGCTACGGCGCGCTCATCCCGCACCTGGAGCCCGCCGGGGCGCTGGACTCGGCCGACGAGGACGTCCGGGACCTCGTCCTGAACTGCATCGAGTACCTGCGGATGCGCGGCGAGTACGACGACGGCCGGCGGCTGAGCCGACGGGCCGTGGAACGCTGGCGCGAGACCTCGGGCGACACCGACCGGGCCGTCCTGGTCGCCGTCCACCAGCTCGCCAACATGCAGCGCAGACTCGGCCGGTACGCGGAGGCCGAGGCAACCGGACGCGAGACGATCCGCCGGCTGCGGGCCGCGACCGGCGTCCGCCCCATCGAGCTGATCCGCGCCAAGGACGGGCTGGGCGGCACGCTCATGGCCCTCGGCCGGTACGCGGAGGCGCGTGCCCTGTTCGAGGAGGCCGCCGGGACCGCGGCCGTCGAGCTGGGCGGCGAAGAGGTCCCGCGCACCCTCACCGTCCGCAGCAACCTCGCCATGGCCCTCGGCCTCCAGGGCCACTACACCGAGTCCCTCGCCCTGCACCGCCGGATCTTCGAGGCCCGGGTGGAACTGCTCGGCGGCAAGGACGCGCTGACGCTCAACTCGGCGCTGCGCACCGCCTGGATGCTGCGGCTGCTCGGCAACTACCGTGCGGCGCTGGAGATCCAGGGGCACAACTCCCGCCTGCACAGCCAGGTCCTCGACCGCAACCACAGCCAGACCCTGCACGCCGAACACAACCTCGCCCTGTGCTCCCGCCGGGTCGGCGACCTCCAGTTCGCCCACGCCATGATGCGGGGCGTGCGGCAGAAGCTGCTGCGCCGGCGCGGCGCCCTGCACCCCGAGTCGCTGCTGGTCTCCTGCGACTACGCGATGCTGCTGCGTCAGCTCGGGGAGACGGAGGAGGCCCGCGGCCTGGCCGAGGCCACCGCCACGCACTACGCGGCGCAGCTCGGGGAGGACCACCCGTACACCGTGGGGGCCCGGGACAACGTGGCCGTGATCATGCGCGACTCGGGCGAGACCCGGGCCGCCCTGGAACTCTCCCGGCAGTGCACCGCGCGGATGGAGAAGGCGGTGGGCCGGGACCATCCCTGGTCCGTCGGCTGTGCGAAGAACGAGGTGGCCGCGCTCGCCGGCGCCGGGGAGCGGGACGCCGCGGCCGCCGTGGGCCGGGACGCCTGCGCCCGGTCCGTCCGCGCCCTGGGCGAGAACCACGTCCTCACCGTCAGCCTCCGGGCCGGACTGGCGCTGGACCTCGCGGCGCTGGGGGAGCGCGAGGAGGCCGAGGCCCTGCGCCGGGACGTGGACACCCGGCTCACCGCTCTCTTCGGCGCGGACCATCCGCACGTCCGGCAGATCCAGGAACGGCACCACCCCTACTGGGACTTCGAACCCCAGCCCATCTGA
- a CDS encoding multifunctional oxoglutarate decarboxylase/oxoglutarate dehydrogenase thiamine pyrophosphate-binding subunit/dihydrolipoyllysine-residue succinyltransferase subunit produces MSPQSPSNSSISTDTDQAGKNPAAAFGANEWLVDEIYQQYLQDPNSVDRAWWDFFADYKPGAPAAQAAAPAAAATDSGSAPQAAPAPQAQAPAPAQPKAPAQPAAPAKPAAAAPAAKPAAAPAKPAAQPQAKAAAPAASAASSKDAAAAPEGPELVTLRGPAAAVAKNMNASLELPTATSVRAVPVKLLFDNRIVINNHLKRARGGKISFTHLIGYAMVQAIKAMPTMNYAFGEKDGKPTLVKPAHVNLGLAIDLVKPNGDRQLVVAAIKKAETLNFFEFWQAYEDIVRRARDGKLTMDDFSGVTVSLTNPGGLGTVHSVPRLMPGQSVIMGVGSMDYPAEFQGTSQDTLNKLGISKVMTLTSTYDHRVIQGAASGEFLRQVANLLLGENGFYDEIFKALRIPYEPVRWLKDIDASHDDDVTKAARVFELIHSYRVRGHVMADTDPLEYQQRKHPDLDITEHGLTLWDLEREFAVGGFAGKSLMKLRDILGVLRDSYCRTTGVEFMHIQDPKQRKWIQDRIERSHTKPEREEQLRILRRLNAAEAFETFLQTKYVGQKRFSLEGGESVIPLLDAVIDSAAESRLDEVVVGMAHRGRLNVLANVVGKSYAQIFREFEGNLDPKSMHGSGDVKYHLGAEGTFTGLDGEQIKVSLVANPSHLEAVDPILEGVSRAKQDIIGKGGTDFTVLPVAIHGDAAFAGQGVVAETLNMSQLRGYRTGGTVHVVINNQVGFTAAPESSRSSMYATDVARMIEAPIFHVNGDDPEACVRVARLAFEFRQAFNKDVVIDLICYRRRGHNETDNPAFTQPLMYDLIDKKRSVRKLYTESLIGRGDITLEEAEQALQDYQGQLEKVFTEVREAASQPASAEPSEPQAEFPVAVNTAVSAETVKRIAESQVNIPDHVTVHPRLLPQLQRRAAMVEDGTIDWGMGETLAVGSLLLEGVPVRLSGQDSQRGTFGQRHAVVIDRETGDEFTPLLYLSEDQSRYNVYNSLLSEYAVMGFEYGYSLARPDALVMWEAQFGDFVNGAQTVVDEFISSAEQKWNQTSGVTLLLPHGYEGQGPDHSSARPERFLQLCAQNNMTVAMPTLPSNYFHLLRWQVHNPHHKPLVVFTPKSMLRLKAAASKAEEFTTGQFRPVIGDDSVDPAAVKKVVFTAGKVYYDLDAERKKRGATDTAIIRIERLYPLPGAELQAEIAKYPNAEKYLWAQEEPANQGAWPFIALNLIDHLDLAVGADIPHGERLRRISRPHGSSPAVGSAKRHQAEQEQLVREVFEA; encoded by the coding sequence GTGTCGCCACAGTCCCCCAGTAACTCGAGCATCTCGACCGACACCGACCAAGCGGGCAAGAACCCCGCTGCCGCGTTCGGTGCCAACGAGTGGCTCGTTGACGAGATCTATCAGCAGTACCTCCAGGACCCGAATTCCGTGGACCGAGCCTGGTGGGACTTCTTCGCCGACTACAAGCCCGGGGCGCCCGCGGCCCAGGCCGCCGCCCCCGCGGCCGCGGCCACGGACTCCGGCAGCGCGCCACAGGCCGCCCCCGCACCACAGGCGCAGGCTCCCGCCCCGGCCCAGCCGAAGGCGCCCGCCCAGCCGGCCGCCCCCGCGAAGCCCGCCGCCGCGGCTCCGGCCGCCAAGCCCGCCGCCGCGCCGGCGAAGCCCGCGGCCCAGCCGCAGGCGAAGGCGGCCGCGCCCGCCGCCTCCGCCGCCTCCTCGAAGGACGCCGCCGCGGCCCCCGAGGGCCCCGAGCTGGTGACCCTGCGCGGCCCGGCCGCCGCGGTCGCGAAGAACATGAACGCCTCGCTGGAGCTGCCCACGGCCACGTCCGTGCGCGCCGTCCCGGTGAAGCTGCTGTTCGACAACCGCATCGTCATCAACAACCACCTCAAGCGCGCCCGGGGCGGGAAGATCTCCTTCACGCACCTCATCGGCTACGCGATGGTGCAGGCCATCAAGGCCATGCCGACGATGAACTACGCGTTCGGCGAGAAGGACGGCAAGCCGACCCTCGTCAAGCCCGCGCACGTCAACCTCGGCCTCGCCATCGACCTGGTCAAGCCCAACGGCGACCGCCAGCTGGTCGTCGCGGCGATCAAGAAGGCCGAGACGCTGAACTTCTTCGAGTTCTGGCAGGCCTACGAGGACATCGTCCGCCGCGCCCGCGACGGCAAGCTGACGATGGACGACTTCTCCGGCGTCACGGTCTCCCTGACCAACCCCGGCGGCCTCGGCACCGTCCACTCGGTGCCGCGCCTGATGCCCGGCCAGTCGGTCATCATGGGCGTCGGCTCCATGGACTACCCCGCGGAGTTCCAGGGCACCAGCCAGGACACCCTGAACAAGCTCGGCATCTCGAAGGTCATGACGCTCACGTCGACCTACGACCACCGGGTCATCCAGGGCGCCGCCTCCGGCGAGTTCCTGCGCCAGGTCGCCAACCTGCTCCTCGGCGAGAACGGCTTCTACGACGAGATCTTCAAGGCGCTGCGCATCCCCTACGAGCCGGTCCGCTGGCTCAAGGACATCGACGCCAGCCACGACGACGACGTCACCAAGGCCGCCCGCGTCTTCGAGCTGATCCACTCCTACCGGGTCCGCGGCCACGTCATGGCCGACACCGACCCGCTGGAGTACCAGCAGCGCAAGCACCCCGACCTGGACATCACCGAGCACGGGCTCACCCTGTGGGACCTGGAGCGCGAGTTCGCGGTCGGCGGCTTCGCGGGCAAGTCCCTGATGAAGCTGCGCGACATCCTCGGCGTGCTGCGCGACTCGTACTGCCGCACCACCGGCGTCGAGTTCATGCACATCCAGGACCCGAAGCAGCGCAAGTGGATCCAGGACCGCATCGAGCGCTCGCACACCAAGCCGGAGCGCGAGGAGCAGCTGCGCATCCTGCGCCGGCTGAACGCGGCGGAGGCCTTCGAGACCTTCCTGCAGACGAAGTACGTCGGCCAGAAGCGCTTCTCCCTGGAGGGCGGCGAGTCCGTCATCCCGCTGCTCGACGCGGTCATCGACTCGGCGGCCGAGTCGCGCCTGGACGAGGTCGTCGTCGGCATGGCCCACCGCGGCCGGCTGAACGTGCTGGCCAACGTCGTCGGCAAGTCGTACGCGCAGATCTTCCGCGAGTTCGAGGGCAACCTCGACCCGAAGTCGATGCACGGCTCCGGCGACGTGAAGTACCACCTGGGCGCCGAGGGCACCTTCACCGGCCTGGACGGCGAGCAGATCAAGGTCTCGCTGGTCGCCAACCCCTCGCACCTGGAGGCGGTCGACCCGATCCTGGAGGGCGTCTCGCGCGCCAAGCAGGACATCATCGGCAAGGGCGGCACGGACTTCACCGTCCTGCCGGTGGCGATCCACGGCGACGCGGCCTTCGCGGGCCAGGGCGTGGTGGCCGAGACCCTGAACATGTCGCAGCTGCGCGGCTACCGCACCGGCGGCACGGTCCACGTCGTCATCAACAACCAGGTCGGCTTCACCGCCGCCCCGGAGTCCTCGCGCTCCTCGATGTACGCCACCGACGTGGCCCGCATGATCGAGGCCCCGATCTTCCACGTGAACGGCGACGACCCGGAGGCCTGCGTCCGTGTGGCGCGGCTGGCCTTCGAGTTCCGCCAGGCGTTCAACAAGGACGTGGTGATCGACCTCATCTGCTACCGCCGCCGCGGGCACAACGAGACCGACAACCCGGCCTTCACCCAGCCGCTGATGTACGACCTGATCGACAAGAAGCGCTCGGTGCGCAAGCTCTACACCGAGTCCCTCATCGGTCGCGGCGACATCACCCTGGAAGAGGCCGAGCAGGCGCTCCAGGACTACCAGGGGCAGCTGGAGAAGGTCTTCACCGAGGTCCGCGAGGCCGCGTCCCAGCCGGCCTCCGCCGAGCCCTCGGAGCCGCAGGCCGAGTTCCCGGTCGCGGTGAACACCGCGGTCAGCGCCGAGACGGTCAAGCGGATCGCCGAGTCCCAGGTCAACATCCCCGACCACGTCACCGTGCACCCGCGGCTGCTGCCGCAGCTGCAGCGCCGGGCGGCGATGGTCGAGGACGGCACGATCGACTGGGGCATGGGCGAGACCCTCGCCGTCGGCTCGCTGCTCCTGGAGGGCGTCCCGGTCCGGCTCTCCGGCCAGGACTCGCAGCGCGGCACCTTCGGCCAGCGCCACGCGGTCGTCATCGACCGTGAGACGGGCGACGAGTTCACGCCGCTGCTGTACCTGTCCGAGGACCAGTCCCGGTACAACGTCTACAACTCGCTGCTCTCCGAGTACGCGGTGATGGGCTTCGAGTACGGCTACTCGCTGGCCCGCCCCGACGCGCTGGTGATGTGGGAGGCGCAGTTCGGCGACTTCGTCAACGGCGCGCAGACGGTCGTGGACGAGTTCATCTCGTCGGCCGAGCAGAAGTGGAACCAGACCTCCGGCGTCACCCTCCTCCTGCCGCACGGCTACGAGGGCCAGGGCCCGGACCACTCCTCGGCCCGGCCGGAGCGGTTCCTCCAGCTCTGCGCGCAGAACAACATGACGGTCGCGATGCCGACCCTGCCGTCGAACTACTTCCACCTCCTGCGGTGGCAGGTGCACAACCCGCACCACAAGCCGCTGGTCGTCTTCACCCCGAAGTCGATGCTGCGCCTGAAGGCCGCGGCCTCGAAGGCGGAGGAGTTCACGACGGGCCAGTTCCGCCCGGTCATCGGCGACGACTCGGTCGACCCGGCCGCCGTCAAGAAGGTCGTCTTCACCGCCGGCAAGGTCTACTACGACCTCGACGCCGAGCGGAAGAAGCGCGGCGCGACCGACACGGCCATCATCCGCATCGAGCGCCTGTACCCGCTGCCGGGTGCCGAGCTCCAGGCGGAGATCGCCAAGTACCCGAATGCCGAGAAGTACCTGTGGGCCCAGGAGGAGCCGGCGAACCAGGGTGCCTGGCCGTTCATCGCGCTCAACCTGATCGACCACCTGGACCTGGCGGTCGGCGCCGACATCCCGCACGGCGAGCGCCTGCGCCGCATCTCGCGCCCGCACGGCTCGTCCCCGGCCGTCGGTTCCGCCAAGCGGCACCAGGCCGAGCAGGAGCAGCTGGTGCGTGAGGTCTTCGAGGCCTGA
- a CDS encoding sensor histidine kinase, translated as MSRGREAARRSPGPRIAGEPWGGVRPFSVKTKLGALVVTSVLITTGLSVIAVHTKTELRFITVFSMIATLLITQFVAHSLTAPLDEMNAVARSISHGDYTRRVRENRRDELGDLAVTINRMADDLEAQDLQRKELVANVSHELRTPIAGLRAVLENIVDGVTEADPETMRTALGQTERLGRLVETLLDLSRLDNGVIPLRKRRFEVWPYLSGVLKEANMVASARAGIASGSGSHTRTDVHLALDVFPPELTAHADPERIHQVVANLIDNAVKHSPPHGRVTVRARRGELPESLELEVLDEGPGIPRSEWRRVFERFNRGSVSRPHGPGSDGGTGLGLAIARWAVDLHGGRIGVAESERGCRILITLPGLPSTPG; from the coding sequence ATGAGCCGAGGGCGGGAGGCCGCACGGAGGAGCCCCGGCCCCCGCATCGCCGGGGAGCCCTGGGGCGGCGTACGCCCGTTCTCGGTGAAGACCAAGCTGGGCGCGCTGGTCGTCACGTCGGTGCTGATCACCACCGGTCTGTCGGTGATCGCGGTGCACACCAAGACGGAGCTGCGCTTCATCACGGTCTTCTCGATGATCGCCACGCTGCTGATCACCCAGTTCGTGGCGCACTCGCTGACCGCGCCGCTGGACGAGATGAACGCGGTGGCCCGGTCCATCTCGCACGGCGACTACACGCGCCGGGTGCGCGAGAACCGCCGCGACGAGCTGGGCGACCTGGCCGTCACCATCAACCGCATGGCCGACGACCTGGAGGCGCAGGACCTCCAGCGCAAGGAGCTGGTCGCGAACGTCTCGCACGAGCTGCGCACCCCCATCGCGGGCCTGCGCGCGGTGCTGGAGAACATCGTCGACGGCGTCACCGAGGCCGACCCGGAGACCATGCGGACCGCGCTCGGCCAGACCGAGCGGCTCGGCCGGCTGGTGGAGACGCTGCTGGACCTCTCCCGCCTGGACAACGGCGTGATACCGCTGCGCAAGCGGCGCTTCGAGGTCTGGCCGTACCTCTCCGGCGTGCTCAAGGAGGCCAACATGGTCGCCTCGGCCCGCGCGGGCATCGCCTCCGGCTCGGGCAGCCACACGCGTACCGACGTCCACCTGGCGCTCGACGTCTTCCCGCCGGAGCTGACCGCGCACGCCGACCCCGAGCGCATCCACCAGGTCGTCGCCAACCTCATCGACAACGCGGTCAAGCACAGCCCGCCGCACGGCCGCGTGACGGTCCGCGCGCGCCGCGGGGAGCTGCCCGAGTCGCTCGAGCTGGAGGTCCTCGACGAGGGACCCGGCATCCCGCGTTCGGAGTGGCGCCGGGTGTTCGAGCGGTTCAACCGGGGTTCGGTGTCCCGGCCGCACGGTCCGGGCAGCGACGGCGGCACCGGTCTGGGGCTCGCGATCGCGCGCTGGGCGGTGGATCTGCACGGCGGCCGGATCGGTGTGGCCGAATCCGAGCGCGGCTGCCGGATTCTCATCACTCTTCCGGGCCTGCCGTCGACGCCGGGTTGA
- a CDS encoding response regulator transcription factor: protein MEQTQTSHNGSAAATQGAQRRVLVVEDDQTIVDAIATRLRAEGFLVQTAGDGPSAVDTAEAWQPDLLILDIMLPGFDGLEVCRRVQAQRPVPVMMLTARDDETDMLVGLGVGADDYMTKPFSMRELAARVHVLLRRVERAVVAASTPRSGILRLGELEIDHAQRRVRVRSEDVHLTPTEFDLLVCLANTPRAVLSREQLLAEVWDWADASGTRTVDSHIKALRRKIGAERIRTVHGVGYALETPTP, encoded by the coding sequence ATGGAGCAGACACAGACCTCCCACAACGGCTCGGCCGCGGCCACCCAGGGCGCACAGCGCCGGGTGCTGGTGGTCGAGGACGACCAGACGATCGTGGACGCCATCGCGACCCGCCTGCGCGCCGAGGGGTTCCTGGTGCAGACGGCGGGCGACGGTCCGTCCGCCGTCGACACGGCCGAGGCATGGCAGCCGGACCTGCTGATCCTCGACATCATGCTGCCGGGCTTCGACGGCCTGGAGGTCTGCCGGCGCGTGCAGGCCCAGCGGCCGGTGCCGGTGATGATGCTCACCGCGCGCGACGACGAGACGGACATGCTGGTCGGGCTCGGCGTGGGCGCCGACGACTACATGACCAAGCCGTTCTCGATGCGCGAGCTGGCCGCGCGCGTGCACGTGCTGCTGCGCCGGGTGGAGCGGGCCGTCGTGGCCGCCTCGACGCCGCGCAGCGGCATCCTGCGCCTCGGTGAGCTGGAGATCGACCACGCGCAGCGCCGGGTGCGTGTGCGCAGCGAGGACGTCCACCTCACCCCCACCGAGTTCGACCTGCTGGTCTGCCTGGCGAACACCCCGCGCGCGGTGCTCTCCCGTGAGCAGCTGCTGGCCGAGGTGTGGGACTGGGCGGACGCCTCCGGCACCCGGACCGTGGACAGCCACATCAAGGCGCTGCGCCGGAAGATCGGCGCCGAGCGCATCCGCACCGTGCACGGCGTGGGGTACGCGCTGGAGACGCCGACGCCATGA
- a CDS encoding spermidine synthase has protein sequence MAITSPDFREAPEVLDRREGPYGEVVLRRHGTLLQIIANGCFLMDTSDGRSERRLVDAAADALAGSGGRTAPHLLIGGLGVGFSLAHAAADPRWGRIAVVEREPAVIDWHRAGPLSALSAGALADPRTKIVEADLVTYVNETSDTYDALCLDIDNGPGWTVTEGNDGLYGPSGLAGCARLLRPGGVLAVWSAQPSPEFEETLRNAGFQQVRTEEIPVARGVPDVVHLGVGPG, from the coding sequence ATGGCCATCACTTCCCCCGACTTCCGCGAGGCCCCCGAGGTGCTGGACCGCAGGGAGGGCCCGTACGGCGAGGTCGTCCTGCGCCGGCACGGGACACTGCTCCAGATCATCGCGAACGGCTGCTTCCTGATGGACACCTCCGACGGGCGCTCCGAGCGGCGGCTGGTCGACGCGGCGGCCGACGCGCTCGCCGGGTCCGGCGGGCGGACCGCGCCGCACCTGCTCATCGGCGGGCTCGGCGTCGGCTTCTCGCTCGCCCACGCGGCCGCCGACCCCCGCTGGGGCCGGATCGCGGTCGTCGAACGAGAGCCCGCCGTCATCGACTGGCACCGCGCCGGGCCGCTCTCCGCCCTGTCGGCGGGTGCGCTGGCCGACCCGCGCACGAAGATCGTCGAAGCGGACCTGGTGACCTACGTCAATGAGACTTCCGACACGTACGACGCGCTCTGCCTGGACATCGACAACGGCCCCGGCTGGACCGTCACCGAGGGCAACGACGGGCTGTACGGACCGTCCGGACTGGCGGGCTGCGCACGGCTGTTGAGGCCCGGCGGGGTACTTGCCGTATGGTCTGCGCAGCCCTCTCCGGAATTCGAAGAAACCTTGCGTAATGCCGGTTTCCAGCAGGTGCGTACCGAAGAGATCCCCGTTGCCCGGGGCGTTCCGGACGTCGTCCATCTCGGCGTCGGTCCTGGATAG